Below is a window of Microbacterium saperdae DNA.
GCTGAGGTCGATGAGCTCATCGATGTCCCCACGGACGGGGGCCGGGGTGAGGACGGTGGTTATACCTCTGGTCCGTGCGAAGGACATCGCCTTCTGCAGGAGAGCCTTGGGGCGCTCGAGTTGCACGACGAGATGCGACGTGGAGTCGATGATCGCCCGGTCATCATCCGACAGGACTGCCGAGTCGTTCGCGCCCGGAATGATGACGATGGTGTTCTCACCGTCCGCCGTGAGGCTGATCTGAGCAACCCCCGTGGACTCCGCCACGCGCCGCACGAACGTGGTGTCGATGCCTTCGAATGTCAGCCATGCGTGTAGCTGAGTCCCGAAGTCGTCGGAGCCGATCGCGGAGATCATCCGCACATCGGCCCCTGCCCGGCTGGCGGCAACCGCCTGGTTCAGTCCCTTTCCTCCGGGCCCGATGGCGAAGCGAGAACCGACGATGGTTTCGCCCGGTTCTGGGCGCCGGGGCTGGTGGAAAACAAGATCCATGTTTGCGCTACCGAGGACGGAGATTGCTCCCACAGGTGGTTCTCTCTGTCTCCGATGGGCGCCGAAGATGCGCTCATTGTCGTTGGTTCCCGTGCGTGTCACGGAAGCGAAGCGCGGTACCGGTAGCTGAACCTGCCGTTGGGAGCGGTGTCGCCGGAGGCCAACAGATCGAGCATGTCGCCCGGCACCGTCGGGTTGTCGATCCACTTGAATCGCAGATCGACGCTGGTGGCGGCGGCGAGGCCGAGAGCGGCGCGCGGAACAGCGAGCTCGAGCTGGTTGCCTGAGATGGCGATGTCGACGGGCGTCACCGCGCTCCATGACCACCCGCCCAGCGAGGCCTCGAGGACGCTACGTCCATCCGTCGCGAAAGTGCGGTTGACGATGAACTGGAAGCCTTCCCATTCCGGGGCGGTCGAGCCGTCGATGCCGATGGCCAGAAGCATCCAGTTCGGGTCCGTCCGCGGAGTGAGCGTCTGCGCCGTCTCAACGTAGAACGAGATCGTCGTTGCATCTCTCGCGACCTTCGACAGGAGGATCTCGTTGCGTCCGGTCGTGTTCGTGTAGGTACCAGCGGACCCCCATCCGGGTTCTGAGCGGTGAGCTGTCTCGCCGCTGTGGTCTCGAAAGGTGGGCCCCACTGCCGCCCAATCGCTGAATGACCCGTCGATGGCTATGGAGGTCGGTGTCGTAGCGGCTTCCAGGTCGCGAACGCCTTTGAAGCGGCGGATGTTCGACACCAGCTGATAGTAATAGTCGTCCCCGTGGCCGCCCTTCATCGGCTCGATGTCACGGGAATGTTCCTGGTCGAACTGGTCGACGAAGATGACGTCGCCTTCTGCGACAAGCCAGTCGTCGAGCCTCATCGCCACCCACTCGTTCCACCCTGTCACGAAGACGAACTCGGGGTCGCTGTCGTGGACGCGATCCCACTGCTCCTGGAAGTTGAGTCCGTGTCGGACGAGAGAGCCGCTGCTGGGGAGGGTCTCCGCATGGAACGAGCGGCCCTGGGCGGTGGGCTCGCTCATCGCCGCGAGACGACCATTCAATGCGTTCTGGGCGACGCTCACGCTCATCTGCTCGACTGCGCCGCTACCGTCGAGGTACTCGTGTTGCGGGTGGTCTTCCAGCCAGCTCCATTGGTTCGGCCCCGTCTGGCCGGCGAAGAAGGAGATCTGGTGGTCTCGGAAGGTGAAGAAGTCGAGAACGTCCGCGGTGGAGACGGCTCCTTCTTCGAGATACAGCTCCCGGTCCCCGGCCACGGTGGTGCCGTTGCGGTATGCCTGACCGCCGGGGACGGTGCTAGTGGGCTCGGTCCACCAGCCGACTGTCCCCACGGGTGCGGACTGCTCGAGGTAGTAGGTGCCAGCCGCGAGCGGGGTCGTCGGTGCCACCGTACAGATGCTGTTGTCGGCGATGGACGTGAACGTGCGTGTGGCGAGAACGGCACCGCCGGGCCCGCCGGCGCGGAGCGTGAGGGTGCATCCGGAGGTGCTCGATCCCCATGTCGGTACGCGCGCGCCGACGACTCGGCCGTTTCCTGCCACGGTGAATGTCTGTCCGTTGGTTGCGCCGACAGGAAGGGGCGCGGGGTCGGATCCCAGCAGCGTTCTCAGATCGGGACCAAGGAGTGCGGGGTTGCTCAGGACGAGCGGCTTGCCCTTCCACGTGAACCAGAGGTCGGAGTGGACGCCCGGCGCGTAGATGTCCTGGTAGAGCTTCTTCACCAGCGGTTTGGCAGGGTCCCATGGGCACATGAAGGCGATATCCGGCGTGCGTTCGCCCTCCGCGCGGATCGCGGCGTACACGTCGAAAAGGGCCGTGTAGTTCTCGGGATAGTCGAACCCGTTCGTGGCGTCGAAGATCACCACGTCCACTCCCGCGTCGACGAGCTGACGGGCGTGACGGCGGATCACCCACTCGTCGGAAGACAGGTAGTAGCCGTACGCGGGCTCAGACCAGTGGTGATAGTCATTCATCGGTCCCCACGCGGGATGGGTTTTGTCGTCCCGAGCCTCGGGATGTGCCGCGAGGATCTGCTCGATGTTCCACGGGCCACTGGTGGTATGTTCACCGAGCCACAGGAAGTAGAACATGCCAACGAAGCGGTCCTCACGCGGGGGCCCTACCTCGCTGAAATCGGGGAGTACACGCCCGAGGCCGTCCCGGGCGGCCCAGGAGTCACTGCGCGTGTCCCATGTCACCACGCTCGTGGGGGACACGTCTGCCGTGGGGGTCAGAGGGCTCGCGACCGGCCATGCGGATGCATGGGCGTCCGTAGATGAAAAGGCAGACAGTCCGACAGTGGCGGCCGTAGCCGCACTCAGCGTCAGGAAGCCGCGGCGGGTGAAGAAGAAGCGGGGTTCAGGGTGACTCATGACATCCTCGTCCTTGTCGTATGAAAGCTTTCAATGCCGACGACAATAGTGCAGAATCGAGGTGTCGCACAACCGCGCAACGACCCGAGGAGCAGAACATGCGAGTGCTGGATACGGATATTGGCACCGACGTGGATGATCTGATTGCTCTCGTCACCGGCTGGGGGAGTGGGATGTCGTTCGATGCCATCACCACGGTGTACGGGGACACGTCACTTCGCGCGGCAATCGTCCGTGACGCCTACTCCCGTGCGGGAAGATTCCCGCCGCGCATTGTTGCGGGAGAGGGGCGCGCGCTGTCGGGTCGGCCCGTTTTCTGGGCTGGGCATGAGGGTGTGGCGCTTATCGATGACCCCGAGCACCGCGTGCCGGCCGATCCCGCTGACGCAGCGCGGCTCCTGGCTGGCGCCGACGAGATCCTTGCCATCGGCCCTCTGACGAACGTCGCTGCCGCGCTGCGCAACTTCACTGGCTCTTCACCAGCCGCTCGGAGGATCGTCGTGATGGGCGGCGACTTCTCTGGGGCAGCAGAGCACAACGTGATCTGCGACGTGGCTGCCGCGGACGACGTGTTTCGGTCCGGCGCGCCCATCGACGTCGTCGGCACCGACCAAACCGAGCGTGTGCGGCTGGACCGCAGTGTGCTCGACCGTCTTCCCTCGACTCAGGTAGGCGAGCTGTTGCGCGGCGAGATCGGCAGGTTCCGACGGTTCATGGAGGCTGAGAGTAATGCCCCGCATGACGCGCTCGCTGTCTTGCTGCTCGAGCGCCCAGACCGGTTCGAGATGGAGCGGGGAATCGTGCACGTCGAGGCAGCGGCGAACCGCGCCGGGCACGTGCACTTCGAGCGGAATGCGAACGGACCGCACCGCATCGTGGTGGATGTCGACGTTGACGCTCTGCGCGAAGACATCGTGTCCCGGATGCTGCTCGGGGCTGCTGTCGGCTAGGTGCTCGAGCGCACGATGAGCTCGGGCGGCAGCAGAAGCCGCGTGTGGGTGTGGCCGGAGAAATCGGCCGCCTCGGAGAGGATCATGCTCACCGCGGCATCGGCGAGCGCATCGAGAGGCTGGCGCACCGTGGTCAGAGGCAATGCGGCCGATGCACCGTACTCGATGTCGTCGTAGCCGATAACCGCGATGTCGTCGGGCACGGAGATGCCCGGGGTGGCAAGGAGCGCTTGCATGACGCCGAGCGCGAGAAGGTCGTTCGCGGCGAAGATCGCGTCAGGACGCAGCTCTGGAGGGAGTGTTGCGATTTTCATCCCAGCCTCCCGGCCGTCGGCCATCCGCTGATCCGCCGTTTCCATGTGCGTGAAACGCACTCCCTCGACCGCTCGCACCGCGTCTTGCGCGCCTGCCCACCTGTCGTGAACCTGGCTGAGCGGACCACCTATGAAGACGATGTCTCGCCGGCCTCGGTCGATGAGGTGGGTGACGGCGATTCGACCGCCGAGGCGGCCATCCATCGCGACGGAGCAGCAGTCCCAGTCCGCAGATGCGTCATCGAACAGCACGAGGGGCATGCGACGGTTCCGTGTGACGCCCATGCGCGTGGTGAACCCGTTGAGAGGGGTGACGAGCATCCCTTTCACGCGCTGCCCCTCGAACAAGTCGATGTAGCGGTCCTCGCGGTCGGGATGTTGGTCGCTCGTTCCCAGCACGATGGTGTGACCTCGGCGTTCGGCGGCTTCGACGCAGGCGCTGGCGAGTCCCCCGAAGAACGGGTTGGCTACGTTGAGGACCACCATGGCGATGGACGTGCTCTCACCGAGTTTGACCTGGCGCGCCAGGTTGTTGCGAACGAAGCCGAGTCGTTCCATTGTCGCCTGAACCTTCGCCAATGTGGCTGGCGCGACGTAGTCGGGACGGTTCAGAACGTTCGAGACGGTCCCGACGGACACATTGGCGGCTTCTGCGACCTGCCGAATGCCGACGTTAGCCACGGGGTGTCTCCTCGGGAACAAGATGGATGCTGTGGTCGAGGATAGGCGATCTTCGGCTCAGGGACTGGCCGGGCAACACTACCAAGATCGTGTTCGCCCACTGATTCCGACGCGCCCAACATGAATCGGCGCGTGTTGGGGTCCGGGCATTCCGGCTGCCGGAAAGAACGCGACGTCAATGTGTTCGATGCGTTCATCATCAGGCCAACCGTCAAGATCGCAGGTGACTCTGTTCGCCCCCGCCGGCCAGAGCGATGCCTCGCCGTGACGATGGCTGCCCCGCTCTCCGACGACGGTGATGGCCGCTCGGTGAGCGCGTGAGTATGTGGCGCTGCACAGATCGAGCCACGCGAACACGAACGCTGCTCTCCATGGGAGGTCCGGCAGCACCCGCGTGGAGAGGGCGCGAGAGGCACCTTCGTCCGCGCCGGGCAAGACAGCCCAGATGGTTGATTGCTGCGCGTGCGGCACCGGCATGCACCGCAATGACTCGGTGCGGATGACGGCCGGAGTGCCGTCGCCGTCGACCATCGAGTCCACCGGCACAAAGAGAGCACCATCCTCATCGGCGGCGGTGGAGGCCTCTGGATAGCCAAGCCACTGATGCTTCAGTGCGTCGTCAGCAGCCGTCGGCGGCAGGCTACGGGACGACTCTCCGCGAAGTGTGCGTTGATGCGTGCCTTCGCTCAGCGCTTCGGCGTCCCCATTCGGGTGTTCGAGTTCACATTCGACGCCGGGCGGCACGACCAGGCACAGCTCGACTGCATCACTGCGGCGGTGCAGGTCGATCCGAACGTTGCCGCCCGGGAGTGCGCGTGTGGCACTGACGCGTCGCGCCGCGTGGGGGAGGGAGGGGCGGATTCGTAGCCGCCGCGCCTCCGGAGCCTGGGGCTGCATCCCCACGACCCACCGCCAGACCCAGGCGGCGAAGACACCGCCGAGGCCGATGTGGTCGAGTGAACCGGTGCCGGTGTTCTTCGGGTCGACCCACCAGCATTCCCAGAATGTCCCGTGGGAGGCCTTGAGCATCGCCCCGACGCCGGGCTCATCGGGCTGCTGCAGGATGCGGTAGACGAGATCTTGTCGGCGTCCGTTGCCGAGAGCGTCGATGAGCCAGCGAGTCGCGGCGTAGCCTGTGGACACTCGGAAGCCTCGAGTGATGATGTCGCTCTCGATGCGGCGAAGCGCCTCTTCGTGCTCGTCAGCATTCAGCACCTGGGCTGCGACGGCGGCGGCAAACGAGCCCTGAGTGGACGGACCCACCTGCAGGCCCCGGTCGTCGCGTCGAACGAATGCATCGCGGAACGACGCGCGAAGCGATCCGGCAAGGTCGTCGAGCTTCTGCGCGAGTGCATGGTCTCCGACCTCGTTCTCGAGCGCCGCTACCGCCTCTGCCTGTTCGATGACGCTGGCTGTATGAAGGATCTCCGGCGGCGTCTGCTCCAGGCCGAGCCAGTCGTGTCCGTAACTGACAGGAGCGCCTGTGACGAGGCCGCGTTCGTTGCGAAGACCTGCAAGGTAGTCCACCCATCGTCGGAGAGAGGGAAGCGCATCGCGTGCGACATCGCGGCGTCCGCTCCACAGGAGATGCCCTGATGCCATTCGCACGAGCGCACTGCCCCAGACCGGATCCGTGTCGAATCTTTCTGTTCTCACATCTGGTGCCACCGCCGGAATGCTGCCATCAGGACGCTGACTGTCCCGAATGTCGGTGATCCACTTCGCGGCGAATGTGTCGAGGTCGTAGGCAGCGAACGTGAAGTCTGCGACCGCAGCAGCGTCTCCGGTCCAGCCTGCTTGCTCTCTCGTTGGGCAGTCTTCGGGAATGCCATGCAGCGTGTTCTTTGCGGTGCGGTCGGCGACTTCCATCAGTCTGCGAATCACGTTGTCATCGGTGGAGATGCGGCCCGCCGTCGGCAGGTCGCTGTGGATCACGACAGCTTCGACAGTGACCTCGTCGTGCGCATCGAGCCCGGTGATGTCGACGTAGCGGAAACCGTGGATCGCGAAAAGGGGCTCCAGCGTCACCACGGCACTGCCGTCGAGGATGTACTCCACGATCTGCCGTCCTCGGCCCGCGTCGGCAGGAAGGGATAGATTCGTCGTGTCCGCACGGCCATCGCGGAGATGCTCGGAATGTACGACTCGTAAACGCTGTCCGTCCCGAGCTTCTGCTCGGCGAACAGTGATCCGTGCGCGTCCAGCGACGTTTTCGAACGCGTCGAAGACATGCGCGTCGTCGGTGCGATGCACCAGACGCGCCGTCGTTCGGCGGACTTCACGAACCGTTGGTGCGAGATCCGGAGTAACGGTTCCTGGGAGCATGGTCGCTTCGTCGTCGACAGTGATGACTGTTCCGACGGCGCCGGCGTTGCGAAGGTTTAGACCTTCCAGGAAGAACGGCTCGTCGACGAAGACCGGCGACGCGGTCGGGGCCGTCTCTGCGCTCGTTGCGCCGAGACGAATCGGTATGGGTCCGTTGCCGTCCGCGACGATCTCT
It encodes the following:
- a CDS encoding nucleoside hydrolase, yielding MRVLDTDIGTDVDDLIALVTGWGSGMSFDAITTVYGDTSLRAAIVRDAYSRAGRFPPRIVAGEGRALSGRPVFWAGHEGVALIDDPEHRVPADPADAARLLAGADEILAIGPLTNVAAALRNFTGSSPAARRIVVMGGDFSGAAEHNVICDVAAADDVFRSGAPIDVVGTDQTERVRLDRSVLDRLPSTQVGELLRGEIGRFRRFMEAESNAPHDALAVLLLERPDRFEMERGIVHVEAAANRAGHVHFERNANGPHRIVVDVDVDALREDIVSRMLLGAAVG
- a CDS encoding ribokinase — encoded protein: MTRTGTNDNERIFGAHRRQREPPVGAISVLGSANMDLVFHQPRRPEPGETIVGSRFAIGPGGKGLNQAVAASRAGADVRMISAIGSDDFGTQLHAWLTFEGIDTTFVRRVAESTGVAQISLTADGENTIVIIPGANDSAVLSDDDRAIIDSTSHLVVQLERPKALLQKAMSFARTRGITTVLTPAPVRGDIDELIDLSDILVPNEGEALMLSGESDADAAARVLSARGPLTIVTLGPRGALVAEHGKILYSVPAPQVEPVDTTAAGDTFVGYLVAALAIDTPLRLAVEVATVAASLSVTRLGAAESIPHAADVKV
- a CDS encoding LacI family DNA-binding transcriptional regulator; protein product: MANVGIRQVAEAANVSVGTVSNVLNRPDYVAPATLAKVQATMERLGFVRNNLARQVKLGESTSIAMVVLNVANPFFGGLASACVEAAERRGHTIVLGTSDQHPDREDRYIDLFEGQRVKGMLVTPLNGFTTRMGVTRNRRMPLVLFDDASADWDCCSVAMDGRLGGRIAVTHLIDRGRRDIVFIGGPLSQVHDRWAGAQDAVRAVEGVRFTHMETADQRMADGREAGMKIATLPPELRPDAIFAANDLLALGVMQALLATPGISVPDDIAVIGYDDIEYGASAALPLTTVRQPLDALADAAVSMILSEAADFSGHTHTRLLLPPELIVRSST
- a CDS encoding family 78 glycoside hydrolase catalytic domain, with the protein product MQRVDGGAPEAAHQAGARRPLLAGSAHPTLSWSPALGRVTVVVTDAEHDPRSVSSEVLERTVTAHSSIQVSRALQPFRRYRWAVQASAGWSEVQEFECGPLVAEDWQAAWVRSDGPATALSLSFTADSGTTNVRLHFAAQGLVSVLLNGRPVNPGALEPARAAPTRAWYRTYDLDDMVAEGLNHLVLRLGEGDWAHTGLFPRVRAEIVADGNGPIPIRLGATSAETAPTASPVFVDEPFFLEGLNLRNAGAVGTVITVDDEATMLPGTVTPDLAPTVREVRRTTARLVHRTDDAHVFDAFENVAGRARITVRRAEARDGQRLRVVHSEHLRDGRADTTNLSLPADAGRGRQIVEYILDGSAVVTLEPLFAIHGFRYVDITGLDAHDEVTVEAVVIHSDLPTAGRISTDDNVIRRLMEVADRTAKNTLHGIPEDCPTREQAGWTGDAAAVADFTFAAYDLDTFAAKWITDIRDSQRPDGSIPAVAPDVRTERFDTDPVWGSALVRMASGHLLWSGRRDVARDALPSLRRWVDYLAGLRNERGLVTGAPVSYGHDWLGLEQTPPEILHTASVIEQAEAVAALENEVGDHALAQKLDDLAGSLRASFRDAFVRRDDRGLQVGPSTQGSFAAAVAAQVLNADEHEEALRRIESDIITRGFRVSTGYAATRWLIDALGNGRRQDLVYRILQQPDEPGVGAMLKASHGTFWECWWVDPKNTGTGSLDHIGLGGVFAAWVWRWVVGMQPQAPEARRLRIRPSLPHAARRVSATRALPGGNVRIDLHRRSDAVELCLVVPPGVECELEHPNGDAEALSEGTHQRTLRGESSRSLPPTAADDALKHQWLGYPEASTAADEDGALFVPVDSMVDGDGTPAVIRTESLRCMPVPHAQQSTIWAVLPGADEGASRALSTRVLPDLPWRAAFVFAWLDLCSATYSRAHRAAITVVGERGSHRHGEASLWPAGANRVTCDLDGWPDDERIEHIDVAFFPAAGMPGPQHAPIHVGRVGISGRTRSW